The following is a genomic window from Candidatus Zixiibacteriota bacterium.
TGGCATCGGATGCGCGGCGACCCTTTCCTGATTCGCCTCGTCGACGGGCTGCTCAAACCGAAGAATCCCACACTCGGCGCCGATCTCGCCGGCACGGCGGCCGCCGTCGGGAAAAAGGTCGGGCATCTCAGAATTGGCGATGAAGTCTTCGGCATGGCTCGCCGTGGTGCCGGCGCTTTCGCCGAGTACGCCATCGCCCGCGAAGAAATATTGGCGCTCAAGCCGCCCAACCTTTCATTTGCGCAAGCAGCCTCAGTCGGCGTCGTAGGATTTACAGCGCTGCAGGGTCTACGCGATAAGGGAAAAATCCGTCCCGGGCAGTCCGTGTTGGTCAACGGCGCGAGCGGCGGTGTAGGATCGTTCGCCGTGCAGATCGCCAAATCGTACGGCACGGAGGTCACGGGCGTCTGCAGTGCCCGCAATTTCGAATTGGTGCGCTCGATCGGCGCCACCCATGTCATTGATTACGCGCAAGAAGATTTCACAACAGGCGATAAGCGCTACGATCTGATCTTCGATGCCATCGCCAATCGCTCTGCATTCGAATTTCGCCGCGCACTCCACCCCGGCGGTATCTGCGTCAGTGCCGGATTCTCAACGTTATCACACATGTTTAAAGAGATGCTCCTCGCGCCGCTGGCATCGCTCGGAAATCGCAAGCTCGTCGGACTGGGAATGGCGAAACCAAATCAAGCCGATTTGCTCTTCCTAAAAGACCTCCTTGAATCCGGCAAAGTACTCCCGGTAATCGACCGGCAGTACACATTGGCCGAAACTGCGGAGGCTATTCGCTACCTCGAAACCAAGCGCGCGCGCGGTAAGGTGATTATCAATGTGTGAA
Proteins encoded in this region:
- a CDS encoding NAD(P)-dependent alcohol dehydrogenase, whose amino-acid sequence is MKAIIYPQYGPPDTLELREVEIPSPQDDEVLVKVQAASVNPLDWHRMRGDPFLIRLVDGLLKPKNPTLGADLAGTAAAVGKKVGHLRIGDEVFGMARRGAGAFAEYAIAREEILALKPPNLSFAQAASVGVVGFTALQGLRDKGKIRPGQSVLVNGASGGVGSFAVQIAKSYGTEVTGVCSARNFELVRSIGATHVIDYAQEDFTTGDKRYDLIFDAIANRSAFEFRRALHPGGICVSAGFSTLSHMFKEMLLAPLASLGNRKLVGLGMAKPNQADLLFLKDLLESGKVLPVIDRQYTLAETAEAIRYLETKRARGKVIINV